One window of the Trueperaceae bacterium genome contains the following:
- a CDS encoding cbb3-type cytochrome c oxidase subunit I, whose amino-acid sequence MAQTSPVLAVKRPLTVSKTSVEPVADSDKRWTSLIYSYAGAATFWLIWGTLVGLYLSYKFAAPDVDHISWLSYGRLRPVHTNTVFWGWSSLAMIAAALYVVPRTSMRRLWSYPLAWVAFWLINVSVLAGDVMLMAGINNAGQEYREYIWPVQLVFAVGVILVAYNLARTIADRGIEEIYISNWYIMAAFLWTIPLVVFAYIPFYQQNAISQTVIQGYYMHMGVGMWFTPFVLGLTYYVLPKLLNKPIYSYSLGVLAFWAQLIFYTMIGAHHFIFAPTPWWIQTVAIIFSVAMIITLAAGTGNFLLTMRGEGRTIARSYSLPFILAGVISYFLFSAQGSLEAIRSLQGIWHFTNYTVAHSHLTMYGFVVLLIWGALYGLLPRLTGHEPPAFWVGVHFWFAVVGLTLYSFALMIGGSVQGLSWMSGSPFIESVKAMASFWLWRAVGGTLMFLSHIIFAFNMWAMRPRAATSSAAAPAATEVAQ is encoded by the coding sequence ATGGCCCAGACCTCGCCGGTGCTGGCCGTCAAACGTCCGCTCACGGTCAGCAAGACCAGCGTCGAGCCCGTCGCCGACAGCGACAAGCGCTGGACGAGCCTCATCTACTCCTACGCCGGCGCCGCCACGTTCTGGCTCATCTGGGGCACCCTGGTCGGCCTGTACCTGAGCTACAAGTTCGCGGCGCCCGACGTCGACCACATCTCGTGGCTCTCCTACGGGCGGCTCCGGCCCGTGCACACGAACACGGTGTTCTGGGGCTGGTCGTCGCTCGCCATGATCGCCGCGGCGCTCTACGTGGTGCCGCGCACGAGCATGCGCCGGTTGTGGTCGTACCCCCTCGCCTGGGTAGCCTTCTGGCTCATCAACGTCTCGGTCCTGGCCGGCGACGTGATGCTGATGGCCGGCATCAACAACGCCGGTCAGGAGTACCGCGAGTACATCTGGCCCGTGCAGCTGGTGTTCGCCGTCGGCGTCATCCTGGTGGCCTACAACCTCGCGCGCACCATCGCCGACAGGGGCATCGAGGAGATCTACATCTCCAACTGGTACATCATGGCGGCGTTCCTATGGACCATCCCGCTCGTGGTCTTCGCCTACATCCCCTTCTACCAGCAGAACGCCATCAGCCAGACCGTCATCCAGGGCTACTACATGCACATGGGCGTGGGCATGTGGTTCACGCCGTTCGTGCTGGGGCTCACCTACTACGTGCTGCCCAAGCTGCTCAACAAGCCCATCTACTCCTACTCGCTCGGCGTGTTGGCGTTCTGGGCGCAGCTGATCTTCTACACCATGATCGGCGCCCACCACTTCATCTTCGCCCCGACCCCGTGGTGGATCCAGACTGTCGCCATCATCTTCAGCGTCGCCATGATCATCACGCTCGCGGCCGGCACGGGCAACTTCCTGCTGACCATGAGGGGCGAGGGGCGCACCATCGCGCGCTCGTACAGCCTCCCCTTCATCCTGGCCGGCGTGATCTCGTACTTCCTCTTCTCGGCGCAGGGGTCCCTCGAGGCCATCCGCAGCCTGCAGGGGATCTGGCACTTCACCAACTACACCGTCGCCCACTCGCACCTGACGATGTACGGCTTCGTCGTGCTCCTCATCTGGGGCGCCCTGTACGGCCTGCTACCGCGCCTCACGGGCCACGAGCCGCCCGCCTTCTGGGTGGGCGTGCACTTCTGGTTCGCCGTCGTGGGGCTCACGCTCTACTCGTTCGCGCTGATGATCGGCGGCAGCGTCCAGGGCCTCAGCTGGATGAGCGGCTCCCCGTTCATCGAGTCCGTGAAGGCCATGGCGTCGTTCTGGCTGTGGCGCGCCGTGGGCGGCACGCTCATGTTCCTGAGCCACATCATCTTCGCCTTCAACATGTGGGCGATGCGGCCCCGCGCCGCCACCAGTAGTGCGGCCGCCCCGGCGGCCACCGAGGTGGCGCAGTGA
- a CDS encoding cytochrome c encodes MPAYPWLFDRVADAPPGKAVPVPAAFAPKDGSKVVPNARGEALVAYLLSLKQVSLTAAPAAEAAPAAATSAATGAPGTAPATEVPAAAPPAAAPEAPAAETPAAEPAAAEPSAAEVPAAEPSAAEPAAAEPVTQGAAAATTGSATTEAATAEAAAAEPTTAEAAQPAAPVEWDEALGESTFMASCAACHQATGQGIVGAFPPLVGNAVVGADDPAEHIATVLYGKPGGGVIDGVTYTSPMPPFAAQLSDEQIAAVINHERTSWGNSATLVTPDAVAAARKAGQ; translated from the coding sequence ATGCCCGCCTACCCGTGGCTCTTCGACCGCGTCGCCGACGCGCCCCCCGGCAAGGCCGTGCCCGTCCCCGCCGCGTTCGCGCCGAAGGACGGCTCGAAGGTCGTCCCCAACGCACGCGGCGAGGCGCTCGTCGCCTACCTGCTCTCCCTGAAGCAGGTGTCGCTGACGGCCGCGCCGGCCGCCGAGGCCGCACCCGCCGCCGCAACGTCGGCGGCCACGGGAGCGCCCGGGACCGCCCCCGCCACTGAAGTTCCCGCGGCCGCCCCGCCCGCGGCCGCGCCCGAAGCGCCTGCCGCCGAGACTCCGGCCGCCGAGCCGGCCGCCGCCGAGCCGTCTGCCGCCGAGGTCCCCGCCGCCGAACCGTCTGCCGCCGAGCCGGCCGCCGCCGAGCCCGTGACCCAGGGCGCCGCTGCGGCCACGACGGGGTCGGCCACCACCGAGGCCGCCACCGCCGAGGCCGCTGCTGCGGAGCCCACCACCGCCGAGGCGGCGCAGCCGGCCGCGCCCGTGGAATGGGACGAGGCGCTCGGCGAGTCGACGTTCATGGCCTCCTGCGCGGCTTGTCACCAGGCGACGGGGCAGGGCATCGTGGGCGCCTTCCCGCCCCTGGTGGGCAACGCGGTGGTCGGTGCCGACGACCCGGCCGAACACATCGCCACGGTGCTTTACGGCAAGCCGGGGGGCGGCGTGATCGACGGCGTGACCTACACCTCTCCCATGCCGCCCTTCGCCGCCCAACTCAGCGACGAGCAGATCGCGGCCGTCATCAACCACGAGCGCACCAGCTGGGGCAACTCGGCCACGCTCGTGACGCCCGATGCCGTCGCGGCCGCCAGGAAGGCAGGACAGTGA
- a CDS encoding cytochrome c: MTDRNEEGRRADEAAATVTGGAGAAGDQTRVDVYLDGGEQPIVSYRPPVSFELDSTQLEDGQHVLRIEAFDSSGNKGVRTVPFSVRNGPGIAVHGITPGDVLDGKIEVLVNSYGGVGEKAWEPSRAETPAPIPTWTWVLVLLIAAFGVFYGVRHWNPSADFAATPTFSSTTVQTSQAPGAAAGPAGAPSGQGGGAKGEALYANLCSACHQATGQGLPGVFPPLAGDPVVTADDPTEHITTVLHGKQGSTIDGVTYASAMPAFAGQLSDEEVAAVINHERTSFGNAAPTVTAEQVGALR; the protein is encoded by the coding sequence ATGACCGACCGTAACGAAGAGGGCCGCCGCGCGGACGAGGCCGCCGCCACGGTCACGGGCGGCGCCGGCGCGGCCGGGGACCAGACCCGCGTCGACGTCTACCTGGACGGCGGCGAGCAACCCATCGTCAGCTACCGCCCGCCGGTCAGCTTCGAGCTCGACTCCACTCAGCTGGAGGACGGGCAGCACGTCCTGCGCATCGAGGCGTTCGACTCGAGCGGCAACAAGGGCGTTCGCACCGTGCCTTTCAGCGTCAGGAACGGACCCGGCATCGCCGTGCACGGCATAACGCCCGGCGACGTCCTCGACGGCAAGATCGAGGTGCTGGTCAACTCGTACGGCGGCGTGGGCGAGAAGGCGTGGGAGCCGTCGCGAGCGGAGACGCCAGCCCCCATCCCCACCTGGACCTGGGTGCTGGTGCTCCTGATCGCTGCGTTCGGCGTGTTCTACGGCGTGCGTCACTGGAACCCGTCGGCGGACTTCGCGGCCACGCCGACCTTCAGCTCGACCACCGTCCAGACCAGCCAGGCGCCGGGCGCCGCCGCCGGCCCGGCCGGCGCTCCCAGTGGTCAGGGTGGCGGAGCCAAGGGCGAGGCGCTCTACGCCAACCTCTGCTCCGCCTGCCACCAGGCCACCGGCCAGGGCCTGCCCGGCGTCTTCCCGCCGCTGGCGGGCGACCCGGTCGTCACGGCCGACGACCCCACCGAGCACATCACCACCGTCCTGCACGGCAAGCAGGGCTCCACCATCGACGGGGTGACCTACGCCTCCGCCATGCCCGCCTTCGCGGGCCAGCTCTCCGACGAGGAGGTGGCCGCCGTGATCAACCACGAGCGGACCAGCTTCGGGAACGCCGCGCCGACCGTCACGGCTGAGCAGGTCGGCGCCCTGCGCTGA
- a CDS encoding polysaccharide deacetylase family protein — MAADRRRSAVIRIALALAVWCAAPPSPANAQGAAQPAPLELRPNAVARVAGPGTPIDTFQYDTPFVKQTTAGVAAADLEEVLVGTRSLRVDTDGDALQVNVRATNLNPIDLSGSFLTLTLRLSGLEHLSYLSLYLSADGFETYDSFPVLTGVADPAFSYGHDGEWFTITVGLGTTATGGRPTIDLAAVTDMQLSLADDGTGPVTAWFDYLGALDLPARGKVSLVFDDARDGAFAFALPLAQRLGIRASIAAIVDLVGVDTFMTVDQLLTAERFAGWEVIAHQASLLEDGGLDTLTPEALTAELARVKTWLLENGFQRGVDLIAYPYGGYDAESLAQVRRYFAAGRTIVRDQGLETWPPADPYRIRAVSLGAADPPSAINALIDRAATERAWLVLVFHQVYPRGSDVDTYYYMEDLASILAHLAAADVDVVLLSEALFGD; from the coding sequence GTGGCGGCCGATCGACGCCGGAGCGCCGTCATCCGGATCGCCCTGGCGCTGGCGGTCTGGTGCGCCGCGCCACCGTCCCCGGCGAACGCGCAAGGCGCCGCGCAGCCGGCGCCGCTCGAGCTCAGGCCGAACGCGGTGGCGCGCGTCGCCGGTCCGGGCACGCCGATCGACACGTTCCAGTACGACACGCCGTTCGTGAAGCAGACCACCGCCGGCGTGGCCGCCGCCGACCTGGAGGAGGTCCTCGTCGGCACGCGCTCGCTGCGCGTCGACACCGACGGCGACGCCCTGCAGGTGAACGTTCGCGCCACCAACCTGAACCCCATCGACTTGAGCGGGAGCTTCCTGACCCTCACGCTCAGGCTGAGCGGGCTCGAGCACCTGAGCTACCTGTCGCTCTACCTGAGCGCCGACGGCTTCGAGACCTACGACTCGTTCCCGGTGCTGACGGGCGTGGCCGACCCGGCCTTCTCCTACGGCCACGACGGCGAGTGGTTCACGATCACGGTGGGGCTGGGCACGACGGCGACCGGCGGCCGGCCCACCATCGACCTCGCCGCCGTCACCGACATGCAACTCAGCCTCGCGGACGACGGCACCGGCCCCGTCACGGCCTGGTTCGACTACCTCGGCGCGCTCGACCTCCCGGCCCGCGGCAAGGTCTCGCTCGTCTTCGACGACGCCCGCGACGGCGCCTTCGCCTTCGCCCTGCCGCTGGCGCAACGGCTCGGCATCCGCGCCAGCATCGCCGCCATCGTCGACCTCGTGGGCGTCGACACCTTCATGACGGTCGACCAGCTGTTGACGGCCGAGCGCTTCGCCGGTTGGGAGGTCATCGCCCACCAGGCGAGCCTGCTGGAGGACGGCGGCCTCGACACGCTCACGCCGGAAGCGCTCACGGCCGAGCTGGCGCGGGTGAAGACGTGGCTGCTGGAGAACGGCTTCCAGCGCGGGGTCGACCTGATCGCCTACCCCTACGGCGGTTACGACGCGGAGTCGCTAGCGCAGGTCCGGCGCTACTTCGCGGCCGGACGGACGATCGTGCGCGACCAGGGTCTCGAGACGTGGCCACCCGCCGACCCCTACCGCATCCGGGCGGTGAGCCTCGGCGCGGCCGACCCCCCGTCGGCGATCAACGCGCTGATAGACCGGGCCGCCACCGAGCGCGCCTGGCTGGTGCTCGTGTTCCACCAGGTCTACCCCCGCGGCTCTGACGTCGACACCTACTACTACATGGAGGACCTGGCGTCGATCCTGGCGCACCTCGCGGCAGCCGACGTGGACGTCGTGCTCTTGTCGGAGGCGCTCTTCGGCGACTGA
- a CDS encoding HTH domain-containing protein, producing the protein MTRASPQTSTPPKATRDALLEELLRAKPAGLTLDELAGRLGVTRTAVRQQVTALERDGLVVHVGSRPSGRRPSRTYGLTHQGLESFPRRYDLLSLNLFRAIRERVGDDTAEEVLMTMADDVAAEWLPYLVGLDPEARRAAVVTILDQLGYHAAVAPGGVGVAAVNCVFHNVANETRAVCRFDERLVSLLLGEPLGLTSCMADGESSCVFARLAEAQKGQGPP; encoded by the coding sequence ATGACGCGAGCGTCACCACAGACGAGCACGCCGCCGAAGGCGACGCGAGACGCCCTGCTCGAGGAGTTGTTGAGGGCGAAGCCGGCAGGGCTGACCCTCGACGAGCTGGCGGGCCGCCTCGGCGTGACGCGCACGGCCGTGAGGCAACAGGTCACGGCGCTCGAACGCGACGGGCTGGTGGTGCACGTCGGCTCGCGGCCGAGCGGCCGCCGCCCCAGCCGCACCTACGGCCTGACCCATCAGGGGCTCGAGTCGTTCCCGCGCCGCTACGACCTGCTCTCGCTGAACCTCTTCCGCGCCATCCGGGAGCGGGTCGGCGACGACACGGCCGAAGAGGTGCTGATGACCATGGCCGACGACGTCGCGGCGGAGTGGCTCCCGTACCTCGTGGGCCTCGACCCAGAGGCCCGACGCGCGGCGGTCGTCACCATCCTCGACCAGCTCGGGTACCACGCCGCGGTGGCACCGGGCGGCGTGGGGGTGGCCGCCGTCAACTGCGTGTTCCACAACGTCGCCAACGAGACGCGCGCCGTGTGCCGCTTCGACGAGCGGCTCGTGTCGCTCCTGTTGGGCGAGCCGCTCGGCCTCACCTCCTGCATGGCGGACGGGGAGTCGAGTTGCGTGTTCGCGCGCCTCGCCGAGGCGCAGAAGGGCCAGGGTCCTCCCTGA
- a CDS encoding S8 family serine peptidase — translation MTRRDPEPHWHHPGRAAARRKAWLAAALMVALASLLLAGCFQEPPPTVAVETVTTSMTGFARADVVVTAPSHWVIEALPTDPTLAGAVSFAPSNGSGSAVVTVIVDPAAMPRFPARFRVRLTATHRGKQYVATSGEVTFAYPDVSGIVVGGPGGSALAAPDQAALATLAAPGRAAASAIGAHDRLDAHLAPELLAAPTTTLIVGLERPGVVLRANGSESVDGVGGAATFAGREVAVRAALADLGVEAATEPFEAAGLTLVTVPTGSAVRAAAALQGTAGVGFVEFPRLLEPASVDPLRAEQWNLDELGVEALWGVAGGAGATVAVLDQGFLPTHPDLAANVVATYDAAAGGGPVGAPGAVCGTHGTHVAGIAAAVANNGVGVAGVAPYARLLLVNLGEAVGPACSMTTASLVRALQYVVNEGSPRAQVVNMSIGAAFDLGQGVRDALRAADELGVSLVAAAGNDEFACPAPTTNPIFYPAAYPEVLAVAATEPGGLRACYSHLGPQMFIAAPGGSRTEGVLSTVVTYPGPVAGYGRLQGTSMAAPAVAGVIAMLRSAAPAAGKAAIEQALSATAIDRGAPGRDPEYGFGFVDAAGAYDHLMGPPPPPEPSDDLILRVAGYPDAILDADGLFTLTDALPGPLTVQAGTDPNGNGVLGESGEWFGEATIEVRFGAYAPDAGNAVTVTVAKVP, via the coding sequence ATGACGAGGCGCGACCCGGAACCCCACTGGCACCACCCTGGACGCGCGGCAGCGCGCCGCAAGGCCTGGCTCGCGGCGGCGCTCATGGTGGCGCTCGCGAGCCTCTTGTTGGCGGGGTGCTTCCAGGAGCCGCCGCCCACCGTCGCCGTCGAGACCGTCACCACCAGCATGACCGGCTTCGCCCGGGCCGACGTGGTGGTGACGGCGCCGTCGCACTGGGTCATCGAGGCCCTCCCGACCGACCCCACCCTCGCCGGCGCCGTCTCCTTCGCGCCAAGTAACGGCAGCGGCAGCGCCGTCGTCACCGTTATCGTGGACCCGGCGGCCATGCCGCGCTTCCCGGCGCGGTTCCGGGTGCGGCTGACGGCCACCCACCGCGGCAAGCAGTACGTGGCCACGAGCGGCGAGGTCACGTTCGCCTACCCCGACGTGAGCGGGATCGTGGTGGGCGGCCCCGGCGGCTCCGCCTTGGCGGCGCCCGACCAGGCCGCGCTCGCCACGTTGGCGGCCCCCGGTCGGGCCGCCGCGAGCGCCATCGGCGCCCACGACCGCCTGGACGCCCACCTGGCGCCGGAGCTGCTGGCGGCACCCACCACCACGCTGATCGTCGGGCTCGAGCGACCCGGCGTCGTGCTGCGGGCCAACGGGTCCGAATCCGTCGACGGCGTTGGCGGCGCCGCCACCTTCGCCGGGCGCGAGGTCGCCGTGCGCGCCGCCCTCGCCGACCTCGGCGTGGAGGCGGCGACGGAGCCGTTCGAGGCGGCCGGGCTCACCCTGGTGACGGTGCCGACCGGCAGCGCCGTGAGGGCCGCCGCGGCCCTGCAGGGCACGGCGGGCGTCGGTTTCGTCGAGTTCCCCCGCCTCCTCGAGCCCGCCAGCGTGGACCCGCTGCGAGCCGAGCAGTGGAACCTGGACGAGCTCGGCGTGGAGGCGCTGTGGGGCGTCGCCGGCGGGGCGGGGGCCACCGTCGCCGTCCTCGACCAGGGCTTCCTGCCGACGCACCCGGACCTGGCCGCCAACGTGGTGGCCACCTACGACGCCGCTGCCGGCGGCGGCCCCGTGGGCGCCCCCGGCGCGGTCTGCGGCACGCACGGCACGCACGTGGCGGGCATCGCCGCGGCCGTCGCCAACAACGGCGTCGGCGTGGCGGGCGTGGCGCCGTACGCCCGGTTGCTCCTCGTCAACCTCGGCGAGGCGGTCGGTCCCGCCTGCAGCATGACGACGGCGAGCCTGGTGCGGGCGCTTCAGTACGTCGTGAACGAGGGCTCGCCGCGAGCCCAGGTCGTCAACATGAGCATCGGCGCGGCCTTCGACCTCGGTCAGGGGGTCCGCGACGCCCTGCGCGCGGCCGACGAGCTGGGCGTGAGCCTGGTGGCGGCCGCCGGCAACGACGAGTTCGCCTGCCCGGCGCCGACCACCAACCCCATCTTCTACCCGGCCGCCTACCCCGAGGTGCTGGCGGTGGCGGCCACGGAACCGGGCGGGCTCAGGGCCTGCTACAGCCACCTCGGACCGCAGATGTTCATCGCGGCGCCGGGCGGGTCGAGGACGGAGGGGGTGCTCAGCACGGTGGTGACCTACCCGGGCCCCGTGGCCGGCTACGGCAGGCTGCAGGGAACGAGCATGGCCGCGCCGGCGGTGGCGGGCGTGATCGCCATGCTGCGCAGCGCCGCACCCGCGGCGGGCAAGGCCGCCATCGAGCAGGCGCTGAGCGCCACGGCCATCGACCGCGGCGCCCCCGGCCGCGACCCGGAGTACGGCTTCGGTTTCGTCGACGCGGCCGGCGCGTACGACCACCTCATGGGCCCGCCCCCACCCCCAGAGCCCAGCGACGACCTCATCCTCAGGGTGGCGGGCTACCCTGACGCGATCCTCGACGCCGACGGGCTGTTCACCCTGACCGACGCCCTGCCCGGCCCCCTGACGGTGCAGGCGGGCACCGACCCGAACGGCAACGGCGTCCTGGGCGAGTCGGGCGAGTGGTTCGGCGAGGCCACCATCGAGGTGCGCTTCGGCGCCTACGCGCCCGACGCCGGCAACGCGGTCACGGTCACGGTCGCGAAGGTCCCCTGA
- the pgi gene encoding glucose-6-phosphate isomerase: protein MTDHPKGSTEAWEALRAHQRQLENVRVADLFEGDDKRFERFSMQAGELFVDLSKNRITQETVKLLLALAEARGLAARRRAMFEGQRINTTEDRAVLHVALRNRSNTPILVNGKDVMPDVNAVLAQMERFAGAVRRGEWRGHTGERITDVVNIGIGGSHLGPQMVVTALKPYTTAALTTHFVSNVDGAAISEVLAGLRPESTLFVVSSKTFTTQETMTNAHTARRWLVERLKSDKAVARHFVAVSTNLAKVAEFGIERQNVFAFWDWVGGRYSLWSAIGLSIVLAVGYERFVELLEGAHELDRHFQDADPNRNAPLLMGLLGVWYGNFFGAESSAVLPYDESLRYLPSYLQQAFMESNGKDVDLAGERVAWQTGAIIWGSPGTDGQHAYYQLLHQGTKLIPADFIAPARPFHALTEHHDILLANFLAQTEALMLGRTRAQTRAMLEEQGAPADRLELLSAAKSFPGNRPTTSILMPQLTPHALGNLIALYEHAIFTQGVVWDIDSFDQMGVELGKELATNLLGEVRAGASAPGTHDASTAGLLAHLGQLRGR, encoded by the coding sequence ATGACCGACCACCCGAAAGGGAGCACCGAGGCCTGGGAGGCGCTGCGGGCGCATCAGCGCCAACTCGAGAACGTGCGCGTCGCCGACCTGTTCGAAGGCGACGACAAGCGCTTCGAACGCTTCTCCATGCAGGCGGGCGAGCTCTTCGTCGACCTGAGCAAGAACCGCATCACGCAGGAGACCGTGAAGCTGCTGCTGGCGTTGGCCGAGGCGCGGGGCCTCGCCGCCCGGCGGCGCGCCATGTTCGAGGGCCAACGCATCAACACCACCGAGGACCGGGCGGTACTGCACGTGGCGCTCCGCAACCGTTCCAACACGCCGATCCTCGTGAACGGCAAGGACGTCATGCCCGACGTCAACGCGGTGCTGGCGCAGATGGAGCGCTTCGCCGGCGCCGTGCGCCGCGGCGAGTGGCGTGGCCACACGGGCGAGCGGATCACCGACGTCGTCAACATCGGCATCGGCGGCTCGCACCTCGGTCCGCAGATGGTCGTCACGGCGTTGAAGCCGTACACCACCGCCGCGCTGACCACCCACTTCGTCTCCAACGTCGACGGGGCGGCCATCAGCGAGGTGCTCGCGGGCCTGCGGCCCGAGAGCACCCTGTTCGTCGTGTCGTCGAAGACGTTCACGACGCAGGAGACGATGACCAACGCGCACACGGCCAGGCGTTGGCTGGTCGAGCGCTTGAAGAGCGACAAGGCGGTGGCGCGCCACTTCGTCGCCGTCTCCACCAACCTCGCCAAGGTGGCCGAGTTCGGCATCGAGCGCCAGAACGTCTTCGCGTTCTGGGATTGGGTCGGCGGGCGTTACTCGCTCTGGTCGGCCATCGGCCTCTCCATCGTGCTGGCGGTCGGCTACGAACGCTTCGTGGAGCTCCTCGAGGGCGCGCACGAGCTGGACCGGCACTTCCAGGATGCCGACCCGAACCGCAACGCCCCCCTGCTCATGGGGCTCCTTGGCGTCTGGTACGGCAACTTCTTCGGGGCGGAGAGCTCCGCCGTGCTGCCGTACGACGAGTCGCTCCGCTACCTGCCGAGCTACCTGCAGCAGGCGTTCATGGAGTCGAACGGCAAGGACGTCGACCTCGCCGGCGAGAGAGTCGCCTGGCAGACCGGTGCCATCATCTGGGGTTCGCCCGGCACCGACGGGCAGCACGCCTACTACCAGCTGCTCCACCAGGGCACCAAGCTGATCCCGGCCGACTTCATCGCGCCCGCCAGGCCGTTCCACGCGCTGACGGAGCACCACGACATCCTCCTCGCCAACTTCCTCGCTCAGACCGAGGCGCTCATGCTCGGCCGCACCAGGGCGCAGACGCGCGCCATGCTGGAGGAGCAGGGAGCACCGGCGGACCGCCTCGAGCTGCTAAGCGCCGCCAAGTCGTTCCCGGGCAACCGCCCCACCACCTCCATCCTCATGCCGCAGCTGACGCCGCACGCCCTCGGCAACCTCATCGCCCTGTACGAGCACGCCATCTTCACCCAGGGGGTGGTGTGGGACATCGACAGCTTCGACCAGATGGGCGTGGAGCTCGGCAAGGAGCTGGCAACGAACCTCTTGGGCGAGGTGCGGGCGGGCGCCTCCGCCCCCGGCACGCACGACGCGTCCACCGCGGGCCTCCTGGCTCACCTCGGGCAGTTGCGCGGCCGCTGA
- the mgrA gene encoding L-glyceraldehyde 3-phosphate reductase — MTYARVGRSGLLLPKVSLGLWHNFGDDRPLSTMRAILTRAFELGITHFDLANNYGPPPGSAERNFGEILATDFAGLRNRLVISTKAGYEMWPGPYGEWGSRKYLLSSLEESLKRMRLDWVDIFYSHRFDPATPLEETMGALASAVQQGRALYAGVSSYSRSATREAAALLRQAGTPLLIHQPSYSMFNRWIEGGLLDVLADEGAGCIVFSPLAQGLLTSRYLGVKPSEVHDTLPPGSRASRAGSFKESMLTKETLERVHALDDIARGRGQTLAQLALAWCLRDPRVTSVLIGASSVRQLEENVGALANLEFTAEELARLDELAVDAGINIWRRSSEDGGEPPATGR; from the coding sequence ATGACCTACGCCCGCGTGGGCCGCTCCGGCCTGCTACTTCCCAAGGTGTCGCTCGGCCTCTGGCACAACTTCGGCGACGACCGCCCCTTGAGCACCATGCGCGCCATCCTCACGCGCGCCTTCGAGCTGGGCATCACCCACTTCGACCTGGCCAACAACTACGGCCCGCCCCCCGGCTCGGCCGAACGCAACTTCGGCGAGATCCTCGCCACCGACTTCGCTGGCCTCCGCAACCGGCTCGTCATCTCCACCAAGGCCGGCTACGAGATGTGGCCAGGACCGTACGGCGAGTGGGGGTCGCGCAAGTACCTCCTGTCGAGCCTCGAGGAGAGCCTGAAGCGCATGCGGCTCGACTGGGTGGACATCTTCTATAGTCACCGCTTCGACCCGGCCACCCCGCTCGAGGAGACGATGGGCGCCCTCGCCAGCGCCGTGCAGCAGGGGAGGGCGCTGTACGCGGGCGTGTCGTCCTACTCGCGTTCCGCCACGCGCGAGGCCGCCGCCCTCCTGCGCCAGGCCGGCACCCCGCTGCTCATCCACCAGCCGTCCTACTCGATGTTCAACCGCTGGATCGAGGGGGGCCTCCTGGACGTGCTGGCCGACGAGGGCGCCGGCTGCATCGTCTTCTCGCCGCTCGCGCAGGGGCTCCTCACGTCACGCTACCTGGGCGTCAAGCCCAGCGAGGTCCACGACACGCTGCCGCCGGGCTCGCGCGCCAGCCGCGCGGGCTCCTTCAAGGAGTCGATGCTCACCAAGGAGACGCTCGAGCGCGTGCACGCCCTCGACGACATCGCCAGGGGCCGCGGCCAGACCCTGGCGCAGCTCGCCCTCGCCTGGTGCCTGCGCGACCCGCGCGTCACCTCCGTCCTGATCGGCGCGTCGAGCGTGCGGCAGCTGGAGGAGAACGTCGGCGCGCTCGCCAACCTCGAGTTCACGGCGGAGGAGCTGGCGCGGCTCGACGAGCTCGCCGTCGACGCGGGCATCAACATCTGGCGGCGCTCGAGCGAGGACGGCGGGGAGCCGCCGGCGACCGGGAGGTAA
- a CDS encoding Rrf2 family transcriptional regulator: MVEPAATSPYRTVLRKEESYAIHALIYAAENPGAAAARIAADLKKPPAFLAKVLRRLAQAGYVENRQGRNGGVTLIVDPATVSLLDVIETMSGPLVVDTCQTRERCATTERKGYCRLNLAWIGASLTIREALSSVRLDQLIDPPGGNGAAPTPTTRGRVSADA; encoded by the coding sequence GTGGTAGAGCCAGCGGCAACCTCCCCCTACCGGACGGTCCTCCGCAAGGAGGAGAGCTACGCCATCCACGCGCTCATCTACGCGGCGGAGAACCCCGGCGCGGCGGCCGCCAGGATAGCAGCCGACCTCAAGAAGCCGCCGGCCTTCCTCGCCAAGGTGCTGAGGCGCCTGGCGCAGGCGGGTTACGTCGAGAACCGCCAGGGCCGCAACGGCGGCGTCACGCTGATCGTCGACCCGGCCACCGTCTCGCTCCTCGACGTGATCGAGACCATGTCGGGGCCGCTCGTCGTCGACACCTGCCAGACGAGGGAGCGTTGCGCCACCACCGAGCGCAAGGGTTACTGCCGCCTCAACCTGGCCTGGATAGGCGCCTCGCTCACCATCCGGGAGGCGCTGTCGAGCGTGCGGCTCGACCAGCTCATCGACCCGCCCGGCGGCAACGGCGCGGCGCCCACGCCCACCACGCGCGGGCGCGTGAGCGCCGACGCCTGA